TTACGTACGTCGGCATGGTGTTCAGTGTAGAAACGCGACGACGACCGCGAACGGTAGAAACCACTTCGCGAGTCGGCACGATAATCTGACCGAACCTGTCTTGAACGCCTTCGCGTTCAATCATCTGCTCGATACGTTTTTTAATGTTGTTTTCTTGACCGGAAAAGGTGTGGATTGCATACCAACGCATCATAACGATTAACCTCTTCCCATAATCTTTTCAACAACCCAAGAGAGACCAACGTCTAATCCTGCAATATAGCATCCCATGATAACGCTGAAAAGAATTACCACGAGAGTAGAACCCTTGAGTTCTTCCCAAGTAGGCCAAGTAACCTGTTTTAATTCTTGGATGGATTCCTTGACATATTGCTTGATCTTACGCATGTTGACTCCGGGAAGTGAGCAGGTCGGGAGGGACTCGAACCCCCAACCAACGGTTTTGGAGACCGTGACTCTACCAATTGAGCTACCGACCTATTCGGACTTCCTTACTTGGATTCCTTGTGAGTAGTATGCTTGCGGCAGAAACGGCAGTACTTCTTGTATTCTACACGAGAAGGATGAAGACGCTTGTTCTTGTCGCAATCATAGTTGCGCTGATTGCATTCTGTGCATTCGAGCACGATGAGTTCTCTAGGCATTGTTTATCCCGATTACTTGATGATTTCGGTTACGGAACCAGCACCAACGGTACGGCCACCTTCGCGGATAGCAAAGCGGAGCTGCTTTTCCATAGCGAT
This genomic stretch from Fibrobacter sp. UWR4 harbors:
- the secE gene encoding preprotein translocase subunit SecE — protein: MRKIKQYVKESIQELKQVTWPTWEELKGSTLVVILFSVIMGCYIAGLDVGLSWVVEKIMGRG
- the rpmG gene encoding 50S ribosomal protein L33, translating into MPRELIVLECTECNQRNYDCDKNKRLHPSRVEYKKYCRFCRKHTTHKESK